The Amycolatopsis sp. QT-25 genomic sequence GGCGCCGATGACGATGTCGCCGGTGGTACCGCCCTCGGCACCGCCGGCGAGCGGGTTGCCACAGCTCGCCGTGAGCAAAGCGAGCCCGGCGGCCAGCGCCGCCATCCTCCGCCTCATGCCTTCGCCTTCTTCCCGCTCGCGGCCTGCGCCAGCCGAACTCCCTTGGGCACCAGCAGACGTTGCACGCCCGCCAGCGCCAGATCCAGTACGACGGCGAGCAACGTCGTCAGGAGCGCCCCCGCGACCACCTGTGGATAGTCCAAAATGGCCAGTCCGTCGAGCAGGAACCGGCCGAGCCCGCCGAGTCCGACGTAGGCGGCCACGGCCGCCGTCGCCACCAGTTGCAACACCGAATTCCGCACTCCGCCGAGCACGAGCGGCAGCGAGATGGGCACCTCGACCTTCCACAATCGCTGCCAGCCGGTCATTCCGATGCCCTGCGCCGCGTCGACCACCCCTCGGTCGGTGGCCTGGAGGCCGGCGTAGGTCCCGGCGAGGATCGGCGGGATGGCGAGCACCACGAGCCCGATGATCGTCGAAAGCTCGCTCTCGGTGAAGAGCAGGAACAGGAAGGTCACCAGCCCCAGCGTCGGCAGCGCGCGGATCGCGTTGCCGCCGCTCACCAGCAGCACCGCGCCGCGACCGGTGTGCCCGACGTAGAGCCCGAGCGGGATCGCGATGATCAACGCGAAGACCAGCGCCAATGCCGTGTAGCCGAGGTGCTGCAGCAACCGGGCCGGCACGCCGTCCGTGCCCTGCCAACGGGCCGGGTCCCCGAACCAGTTCAGGACGTCGCCGATCATTTCGCCCCCGCCGTGGTCGCCACCCGGTCCCAGGGTGTGAGGAGATTGCGGAGCTGAACCAGCGCCAGGTCGACGACCAGGGCGAGCAACAGTGTCGCGACGATCCCGACGACGATCGGCGAGAAGTACTCACGCTGGAAGCCGTCGGTGAACAGCACGCCGAGCCCGCCGGTGCCGATCAGCGCGCCGACACTGACCAGGCTGATGTTGCTGACCGAGGCCACCCGGACGCCTGCCGCGAGCACCGGCACCGAAAGCGGCAGCTCCACGGTGAGGAAGCGGCGCGCGGGTTCGTAGCCGATGGCCGTGGCCGCGGCGACGACGTGCGGCGGGACCGCGTCGAGCGCGTCCAGCACCGGGCGCACGAGCAGGGCGGCGGTGTAGACGGTGAGTGCCACGATGACGTTGACGCTGTCGAGGATCTTCGAACCGATGATACCCGGGATCACCACGAACAAGGCGAGCGACGGGATCGTGTACAGCAGGTTCGACACCACCAGCAGCACGGACCGCGCCGCGGCGAACCGGTGGCCGAGCCAGCCCGCCAGCACCGCGATCAGCAGGCCCAGCACCAGCGGCACCAGGGAGAGGTAGACGTGGTCGAGGAGGTTGCCGAAGAACTGCGAGCGGTTGTTGGCACTGCCCAGGTAGCGGCCCAGCTCCGCGAAGAAGCCGCCCATCAGGAACTCAGCGACGGCGCTTCGATCACCTCGAGGACTTGCCGGGCTCTGACCACGCCGAGGACCTTCTGGTCGGCGTCGACCACGACACCGAGGCTGGCGGGCGAGGAGAGCGCCGCGTCGAGCGCGCCGCGGATCGGTGCACCCTGGACGTACAGCGAGCCGCCCGCGACGAGATCGGTCTCGGCGAGTTCACCGTCCACAGTGGACCCAGGACGCAGCCAGCCGCGCGGCTGTCCGCCGGCGTTGACCGCGACCCGCCACTCGTCGGACGGTCCGGGACCGGGCTTGCCGACCTCGACCCGCTCGACGTCTTCGACGACGATCCCTTCCGCCGAGAGGAACGAAAGCCCGCGGTAGCCGCGGTCCTTGCCCACGAACGAAGCCACGAAGTCGTCGACGGGATGACGCAGCACCTCGGACGGCGTGCCGTACTGCGCGAGCACCCCGCCGACGCGGAGCACCGCGATCTTGTCGCCGAGGCGCACGGCCTCGTCGATGTCGTGGGTGACGAACACGATCGTCTTCCCCAGCTGCGATTGCAGGCGCAGCAACTCGTCCTGCAGTTCTTCGCGGACGATCGGGTCGACGGCGGAGAACGGCTCGTCCATCAGCAGCACCGGCGAATCCGCCGCGAGCGCCCTGGCGACGCCGACGCGCTGCTGCTGGCCACCGGAAAGCTGGGCGGGATAGCGCTTGCCGAGTTCCGCGGGCAGGCCGACGGTTTCGAGCAGTTCGGCGGCGCGTGCGCGGGCCTTGCCCTTGTCCCAGCCGGACAGCAGCGGCACGGTCGCGACGTTGTCGAGGACCGTCCTGTGTGGAAAGAGGCCGGCGTGCTGGATGACGTAACCGATGCCGCGGCGCAGCAGCGCCGGGTCGCCGTCGCTGACGTCCTCGCCGTCGAGCAGTACCGTGCCCGACGTCGGCTCGACCATGCGGTTGATCATCCGCAGCGACGTGGTCTTGCCGCAGCCGGAGGGCCCGACGAAGACGGTGATCGTGCCGTCCTCCACGGTGAGGTTCAGGTCGTCGACCGCGACCGTCCCGTCCGGATACCGCTTGGTCACGCCACGGAACTCGATAGTCACGTGTCTCTCCCCATGTCTGGTCGAAAAACCGTAGCCCAGATCGTGGGCGTTGGCACGGTGTCTCAGGGGGCGGGTCACTAGGCTGCTGCCTGTGAGTTCCCCCCTCGATGACGTCTTCGCGGCGCACGGTGTCCACGTGCGACCGCTCCATCAGGTGATATCCCTGCTCCGGACGGATTGGCGTGCTCTCGGCGAACTGGTCCGGCTCAGCACCGCGCCACGCCGGAGTGTCGAAGACGTCCTGACCGCGCTCGGCGACGACCTCGAGCGGAACGAGTCGCGCGTCCGGCTGGCCCCCGCCGCCAGGGAGAAGTACGCGCGCTTCGAGGCACGGGACCGGAAATCCGACCCCGACCTGCTGAAGACCATCACCAGCTACGTCGAGCACGTGCCGATGCCGCTGGCCGCGCTCGACCACGTGCAGGCGACACCGGAGACCGTGCTGAACCGCGCGTTGTGGCTGGACGAGCGCTACGACCTCGCGACGGCGAAACTGCTGTTCCTGGGTGACCACGACCTCACTTCGCTGGCCGTCCGCGCGTTGCGGCCCGACGCGGACCTCACCGTCGTGGACCTCGACGATCGTGTCCTCGCCTACATCGACGAACTCAGCGAGCGGTCGATCCGCACCCTGCACACCGATCTGCGCGTCGGCCTGCCACCCTCGGTGACCGGCCGGATGGATCTCGTGTTCAGTGATCCGCCTTACACCCCCGAAGGAATGGGCTTGTTCGCGGCACGCGGGGTGCAGGCACTCGCCGAACCCTCGGAGGGGCGGCTGCTGCTCGCCTACGGTTACAGCCCGCGCCATCCCGCGCTGGGCGCGCAGGTGCAGCGGGCACTCGCGACGCTCGGGCTGACCTTCGAAGCGATCCTGCCGGACTTCAACCGGTACTTCGGCGCGCAGGCGATCGGCAGCGCGGCGGATCTCTACGTCTGTCAGCCGACCGCGAAGTCGAAGAAGAACCGCGGTGGCAAGGGAAAGACCTCGATCTACACCCACGGCCCGCAGTCGGTGGAATCCGCCGGCGCGGCCAAGCCGTCACTGCTGGACAAGCTGCACGAGATCGCCACCGAGGGCGGGCTGGCGCTGGAGTCGCGGCCGGTCGACTGGTCCGGTTCCGGACCGGAGGGCGACGCGGTCGCGATGGATCTTTCGGCAGACCCCGGCCCGTGGCTGCTGCGGACCTTGCTGGGCACCAACGCGCGACGGCTGGCACTGCTGGTCCCGAACTCGCATCCCGACCTGACGAACGCCGAGGCACAGGGCGCGCTCAACCGGCTGGTCGGGGCGAAGTACAAGCTGCGGCTGCTGCGGAGCACCCCGGACAACCGGCACGCCATCGTCGTCGCGGACGCCGTCGAGCACCAGGACGAACTGCTGACCCGCGCGCACGCGCGGCTGGCGAACGTGTCACTGGACGTGCCGTCGGACCTCACGGACGCGCGGCTGATCGACCTGCCGCGGCACCGGCTGGCGGAGCTGCTCGGCTGAGCCGCGCTCGTCATCGGAACTTCACCCGTTGCCGACGGATCACGGCCGGGAACGTGGACAGTCCGCGACTCGACGCGGAAGCGTGTCTACACCGACCTGGGCTGCTTGAAGCCTGAGCGCGACGTCGGGAAGCACGACGTGCGCACCGTCTTCCACACGCTCCATTCGCCCGGCTCGCGGCTGGCCGATTCCACTCTCGTCCCCTGCGCCGATCCGGCCGTCCCGACCGGATGACCAGCGCAACCCCCGGATGCCATGAAAGGCCCCTTCATGGCGAATTTTGCCATGAAGAGGCCCTTCATAGCGCTTGAGCGAACGTGAAAGGGACCGTCACACCACGCCGTCGGCCTCGGCGGCCTTCGCGACGGCCGCGGCCACCTCGGGCGCGACCCGCGGGTCCAACGGGCTCGGGACGATCCGGTCCGGGCCGAGGTCGTCCTGCGCGACGGCGAAGATCGCTTCGGCCGCGGCCAGCTTCATGTTCTCCGTGATCGCCCGCGCGCCGGAGTCCAGCGCGCCGCGGAAGACACCGGGGAACGCCAGCACGTTGTTGATCTGGTTCGGGTAGTCGCTGCGCCCGGTCGCCACGATCTTGGCGTACTGCGACGCCACGGCCGGGTGAACCTCCGGGTCGGGGTTCGACAACGCGAACACGATCGCGTCGCCTGCCATCCCGGCCAGCAGGCTCTCGTCGATGGTCGCCCCGGACAGCCCCAGGAAGACGTCGGCACCCTTCAGCGCCTCGCCGAGGCCGCCGCGCAGACCGGCCGTGTTCGTGGTCTCGGCGAGCTTCTGCTTGATCGGGTTCAAGCCGTCGCGACCGGAGTGGATGATGCCGCGCGAATCGAGCACGGTGACGTCCGCGACGCCGGCGTTCCGCAGGATCCTGGCGCAGGCCACCCCCGCCGCGCCCGCTCCCGAGACGACCACGCGCTGGCCGGAGATGTCCTTGCCGAGGACCTGGTTCGCCCCGCGCAGCGCGGCCAGCGTGACGATCGCCGTGCCGTGCTGGTCGTCGTGCATGACCGGGCAGTCGAGGGCCTCCTTGAGGCGGTCCTCCAATTCGAAGCAGCGCGGCGCCGAGATGTCCTCCAGGTTCACCGCGCCGAACGACGGGCGCAGCCGGACCAGGGTCTCGACGATCTCGTCGACGTCGGTGGTGTCGAGCACCAGCGGGATCGAGTCGAGCCCGCCGAAGGTCTTGAACAGGACCGACTTGCCCTCCATGACCGGCAGCGACGCGCTCGCGCCGATGTCACCGAGGCCGAGCACCGCCGTACCGTCGCTCACCACCACGACCAGCCTGTCCGCCCACGTGTACCGCTTCGCCTTGGCCGCGTCCTCGGCGATCGCAAGGCTCACCTTCGCCACCCCAGGCGTGTACGCGACCGAGAGGTCACGGGGCGAGGAGATCGGGCGCGTCGCGGCCACGGAGAGCTTGCCGCCCTCGTGGCCCGCGAAGATCTCGGTGTCCGTCACTGGCGTGGTCATCGTGGTTCCCGTCGTTGCTTCCGCCGCGGCTAAGGACGGCGAAGACTCGATTCGAGCGAAGGTCATGGGATTCTCCTGGGACTGCGAGCGGGGGAACTGGCCGGTGAGCAGGCCGAAACTGGGCAGGGCCCGGCCACCTGGGGTAACTCGTCCTCCGACACGGCAGCCCAGCGCGGTAGCGCCGGCCTGTCGGCGAAGCGTCCAATCGGCCATCGGTGCCGTGGGTGTGGCGACGGCCGCGGACGCAGCGGTCAGATCATTGTGACAGGCAGGCGGACCAGTGTGCCCCTCTGGTGCGGTTCATGTCACAAAGCGGTCCGGCTTTCCGCAGCTCACGAGAGGTTTCGCAAGACGTCCATCCGGTTTGGGAACGCCTGGTTAGCATTGACGTCATGCAAGCCAGGCGCCTCGGCATCCCCGACTGTTTCGAGTTCACCCCGCACGTTTTCCCCGATCACCGCGGCCTGTTCGTGGCGCCGTTCCAGGAAGAGGTGTTCGTCGAAGCGGTCGGCCACCGGCTTCGCCTGGGACAGACCAACACCAGCGTCTCGCGGCGCGGTTCCCTCCGCGGCGTGCATTTCGCCGACACGCCGCCGGGGCAGGCGAAATACGTGTACTGCCCGAGTGGTTCGCTGCTGGACGTGATCGTCGACCTCCGGGTCGGCTCGCCCACTTTCGGCGAATGGGCGTCCGTACTGCTCGACAGCTCCGAATACAAAGCGGTCTACCTCGCCGAAGGCCTCGGCCACGCCTTCATGGCACTCGAAGACGAAACGGTCATGGCGTACCTCTGTTCCGAGCCGTACAACCCGGCGGGCGAGCACGGCGTCAACCCGATGGACATCGATCTCGCCTTGCCCTGGCCGCAGGACATCGAGCCCGTCGTGTCCGAAAAGGACATCGCCGCACCCCATCTGAAAGAGGCCTTGGAGCAGGGGTTGCTGCCGCGTTACGACGATTGCGTGGCGTACTACGAGAAGTTGCGGACCGCGGGCTGAGCTAGCGCGTCAAGTCCTCCCGCAGCACGCGTTCCACGTTCCGCTCGGCCAGCGCGGTGATCGTGACGAACGGGTTCACCCCGGTACTGCCCGGGATCAGCGATCCGTCGGTCACGTAGAGGTTTCGATAGCCCTTCACCCGGCCGTACGGATCGGTGGCCTCACCCAGCACCAGCCCACCCAGCGGGTGATAGGTGAACCGATCCTCGAACGACCGCGTATCCCCAAACAGGTCACTCCGGTAGATCGTGCGATTCGCGCGGTTGACCTTGTCGAACAACGACTTCGCCGCGCCGATCGACGACCGCCCCTGCGCCGCGTCCCACCGCAGTCGCGCGGAATCAGTGGCGGCGTCGTAGGTGAAGTGGCCGCGTTCGGGGTTCTTCGTGATCGCCAGATACAGGCTCAGCCAGGTCTCGATCCCGGCAGGCACCGGTGCGACCTCGGCGAAGACCGGGTTCACCGGGTCGTCCCACGCGTCGATGCCGAGCGCGGGCATCCCCGATTGCAGCGATCCGCCGACATCCCACGCGTGGCCGGCGCGGCCCAGCATCACGTTGCCGTTGGTGCCCCAGCCGCGGCCGACCTCGTCGTTCAGTTCGGGCAGCGTCCCGGTCTCCCGTGCCCGTACGAGCAGTTCCGTCGAACCCAGGCTGCCGGCGCCGAGGAACAGGTACTTCGCGCCGAGTTGCTTCCTCGCCACGACCACGCCGTCCTCCGTGGTCTCGTGCACGGTGAGGACGTAGGTGCCGTCGGCCTGGCGGGTGATCCCGCGAACCTGGTGCAGCGTCTGGATGGTCACCTTCCCGGTGCCCAGCGCGGCCGCGAGGTAGGTCTTGTCGAGGGAACGTTTGCCGTGGTTGTTTCCGTAGATGACCTCCGACGCGAGCGCCGACCGCGGCACCGTGCCGTCTTCTTCCCGCTTCATGTACTCGAAGTCGTAGACGCTGGGCACGAACACCGTCTTGAGTCCCGCTCGCGCCGCCGCCTTCCGGGAAACCCTCGCGTAGCGGTAGGAACGGCAGGTCTCGAACCAGCGCGGATCGATGTGGTTCACGCCGAGGGCCTGGTTGGCCCGCGGAAAGTACTTCCCGTACATCTCGTCGGCGTCGACGGCGGGCAGGATCTCCTCGAAGTACGACCGCCTCGGTGTCACGGCCATCGCGCCGTTGACCAGCGAGCCGCCGCCGACCCCTCGTCCGACGTAGACGGACATGTCGCCGTGGTCCACCCGGTCGAGGACACCGGGGTACCGTTCGATGTCGCGGTTGGCCAGGTCCAGCCACAGGAAGGACGCGAGCGGGGCCTGCGTGCGGTCCTTGAACCACATGGCCCGCCGGTCCGGCCGGAGCATGTCGCAGAAGACCTTGCCGTCCGGGCCGGGTTCGGCCCACAACCTGCCCATTTCGAGCATGACCGTGGGAATCCCGGCTTCACCGAGGCGGAGCGCGGTGACCGCGGCGCCGTAGCCGGTGCCGACGACCACGGCCGTCGAGAAGCCCGGAGACGATTCTCGAGCCCGCGCGGTGGAAATCGTGGTGAGCCCGAGAGTCGCGGCGGAGTTGAGCGCGGTGAACCCGAGGAACTCGCGGCGCGACAGTGCGGACATGGGCCGATGATCACCCGCCGTTCGACGCCGCTTCAAGGCCGAATCCGAAGCAAATTCGCGTCAGCTGGGTAAACACCGTTTATTTTCACTCGAACGTGGCAACTCCAGGGATCCCCCTGGGAACCTTCCCCGATGTGACCCAGGCCGACGCGGGCCAACGACCTACGTCCGGTTCAAGCCCCTCTGACCATCGCAATTAGTCACCTGGTTGCGGTAGTTGCACGCGCAAGGACCGCATTCACGTGCCGAATGGCGGGCGCGAGAGCGTCTTACTTCTTTTTGGTCACCCAGATGGTGATGGTCGCCGTGACAACGGATTTCCCGTTCGTGTCCGTGATCGTCACCGGCACGGGGAGCTCGAAGCCCTCGTCGCCGAATTCCGGCAACTCCGGCAGTTCGGCGACCGCGCGCAGGCCCGTTTCGGCCTTCGCCACGTAAGCGACCGTCATCCCCTTGGGCAGCCAGCGATGCGTCGTCGGGACGGTCGCCTCGGCGAGCATGCCCATGGCGATCTCGGCGAGGTTGCAGGCCGCGATCGCGTGATAGGTCTTGATGTGGTTGTGCACACCCCACCACTTCGGGGACGTCACCTCGCACCGGCCGGGACGCAGGTCGCGCACCGCCGGGAGCACCGTCCGGAAGTACGGCACCCGCAGGCACATCGCCGCCGAGAACAGCTGTTTGCCGACCGGCTTGCCCGCCAGCCGGTTCCACATCGCGTAGGTCGGATTCTGCGCCATCACGGTCTCCTCATCATGTTACTCTCCAGTAGCATAACCGGGACACAGGCTATATTCGCACCGTGGCAAATCGGCTCTTTCTCCTCCGGCACGGTCAGACCGAGTGGTCCGCCAACGGACGGCACACCGGACGCACCGACATCCCGCTCACGGCCGACGGCGAAGGGCAGGCCCGCGCGGCGGGCGGCACCCTGCGCGCGGTGCTCGGCGGCTCTCCCGCGCTCGTGCTGTCCAGTCCCCGCACCCGCGCGCTGCGGACGGCCGAACTGGCCGGGCTGCACGTCGACGAGGTCACCGAAGAGCTGGCCGAATGGGACTACGGCGATTACGAGGGCGTCACCACGCCGGTGATCCGCGAGACCGTGCCCGGATGGACGGTCTGGTCGCATCCGATCCCCGGCGGTGAAAGCGCGGAGGACGTCGACGCCCGCGCGGACAAGGTGATCGAACGCGTCCGCGGCCCGCTCGGCGAGGGCGACGTGATCCTCGTCGGTCACGGGCACTTCAGCCGCGTGCTGGTCGCACGCTGGATCGGCCTGCCGTCGACGGCGGGGGTCCACTTCGGACTCGACCCGGCCGGCGTCGCGGTGCTCGGCGACGAACGCGGCGAGCCCCAGATCGACCACCTCAACCTGCTCCCCACCTCAGAGGACGGACCGTGACCGACGACCGCATCCGGCGTATCCGCGAAGAAGACGTGGACGCCGTCGTCCAGCTCGTCTACGACCTCGCCGAGTTCGAACGCGCCCGGGACGAATGCCACCTCACGCCCGGGCAGCTGCGCACGGCGCTGTTCGGCGCGGCTCCCGGCCTGTTCGGGCACGTCGCCGAGGTCGACGGCGAGATCGTCGGCTACGCGCTCTGGTTCCTCAACTTCTCCACCTGGCGCGGTGTGCACGGCATCTACCTGGAAGACCTCTACGTCCGCCCCGAGCAGCGCGGCTCCGGCCTCGGCAAGGCGCTCCTGGCCACCCTCGCGGCAGTCTGCGTCGAGCGTGGGTACGCCCGCCTCGAATGGTCGGTGCTCGACTGGAACCCCGCGCAGGGCTTCTACAAGTCACTCGGCGCGGTGCCGATGGACGAATGGACCGTCGACCGCCTCACCGACGAACCCCTGAAGGCACTCGCCGCCCAGGCCTAGGCGTAACTCGCGTGATCAGAGACGTATCTCGCGTGATTGAAGGCGTAACTCGCGAGTTACGCCTTCGATCACGCGAGTTACGTCTCCAAACACGCGAGTGTGGAGTCAGGAGTCCCGCTCTTCGCGTTCGCGCCGCGCCGCACGGCCCGCGGCGCCGTCGCGCTCGGCGGCCTCCTCCTCGCTTTCGCCCTCCCGCATCCCGAGCGCCCACGCTCGCGAGGGGCGGCGGAACAGCAGCACGATGACGGCGACGCCGATCAGCGCGAGCGGCACTCCCCACAGCGGCTGCCCGGACGGGCCCGCGCCGTACCAGCCGACCCCCACCAGGATCAGCGCGACGACCACACCGGGCGACCTCGCCCACGTCTTCCCCAGCATCAGCCCGGCGGCGCAGGCCAGCGTTCCGGCGGCGAGGACGAGGTAATAGGCGACCTCGGCCACGAGGTTCTCCGGTCCCGCCTGGCCGTCGACCAGGAGCAGGATCGCGAACACGACGAGGGCGAGCCCCGGCAGCGCGGTGACGGCCCCGGCGAGGCGGACTTCACGGGGCGCGGGCGAGAGCTTGTCTGCGATGGACACGGCGAAACAGCCTTCCAGGCTTCCGGTCACGGCGCTCCACCAGGGCGGGTCACCGTACGTGAGCACTTTCGATCGTATGCCACCCGGTCGGCCGGTTTCCCCGGACCGCCGTACAGGAAGAATCGGAGGCGTCGTCGATGAGCGGGCGGTCGGCCCGGGTGCACTTGTCACGACACACTGCACGACACACTGTCGGTCACGGCGGTGAGGAGGAACGCCCGCCACAGGGGTCATACGGTGCTGCTTCGAGGCGCACGGGCACTGAGCTTCGCGTCACCTGACGCTCCCCTCTTCGGGCCGAAGAGGCTTACCCTGCGGTGTGTGCGTGCCATCCTCGTCGTGAATCCCCAGGCCACCTCGACCACCGCCGGTGGCCGTGACGTGCTGGCGCACGCACTGGCCAGCCAGGTCAAACTCGACGTGGTGGAGACCGACTACCGCGGCCACGCGATGGCCGTGGCACGGTCCGCCGCCCGTGACGGGATCGACCTGGTGGTCGCCCACGGCGGCGACGGCACGGTCAACGAGGTGGTCAACGGCCTGCTCGCGGACGCCGACGGTGATCCGGCGAAGGTGGGCGACGTCCCCATGCTCGGTGTCGTGCCGGGCGGCTCGGCGAACGTCTTCGCCCGCGCGCTGGGCATCGCGCACGATCCCGTGGAAGCGACCTATCAGCTTCTCAACGCCATCGAGAACGACCGGAGCCGCAAAGTCGGGCTCGGGATCGCCGACGGCCATTGGTTCACCTTCAACGCCGGCCTCGGCTGGGACGCCGACGTCGTCGGCCGGGTGGCCAAGCGACGGGGCAAACAGACCACCGCCGGGCTCTATCTGAGGGCCGCCGTGGTGTCGCATCTGCGGCCTCCGCTCGGCCGTCCGCCCCTCACGGTCCGGATTCCGGGTGAAGAGCCCACCGAAGTGCTGACCGCTTTCGTGTCGAACACCGATCCGTGGAGTTATCTGGGAGACCGTCCCGTCCACCTGAACCCGGGCAGTTCGTTCGACACCGGATTGGGCCTTTTCGCGTTGAACGGTCTGCGATTGCCCACCGTGTTCAAGCATGTACGGCAGGCGTTGCTCACGAAGAGCGACCAACGCGGACGACGTCTCCTTCGTCACGATGACCTGCCGATGATCCGCATCGACGCTGCTGAACCGGTAAACTTCCAGGTGGACGGCGACCTCGTCGGCCAGCGGAAGCGGGTGGAGTTCTTCAGCGTCCCGGAAGCACTGACGGTAATCGTCTGACGACCGGACCGCTGATCGTCTGCGGCAAAGTGCGACCTGCCGCTCATCGACGCAGAACCTCCGCTCACCGCATCGGCCTTCCCTCCGGAAGGCTGTTTCGGAACGAAACCGCAGGTCAGAAGCGTCGCTCGGCCGGGTGAGCTGACTCACCGATCTGCAGAAAACCCTTGTCGAAACGAGTGCTTCGTGAAAGCATTCACAAGCACCCAAAAAAACGACCGCCATGACGACTATGGCGCGGAGTACCGCGCCGTTATGAAGGAGCTCAGAAACATGGACTGGCGCCATGACGCGGCCTGCCGAGACGAGGACCCCGAGCTGTTCTTCCCGGTGGGAACCAGCGGTCCTGCTCTGTCGCAGGTAACTCAGGCGAAATCCGTGTGCCACCGCTGCACCGTCGCTTCCGACTGCCTGGCCTGGGCTTTGGCCAGCGGGCAGGACGCAGGCGTCTGGGGCGGGATGAGCGAGGACGAGCGACGGGCCCTGAAGCGCCGTCGTACGCACATCGGCACGCGTACCTCCGCCTGAGTTTTCAAGACTCAGCACGCTTCATCGAAATAACCGAAATCGAGTAGCACCCCAAGCTTCGGGAATCCCGCGGCGCGACGGCTGCATGGCCCTGCGTCGCGAGGGGACACCTACCCGACTTGAGCTTAACAAGCGAGGCCGACACGCCCTCACGGGGGTATGGCTTCACCGGACTTTCTCCAAGTCCTCCCGCGGAACCGTTACAGGGCCGGCGCCATCTTTCTCTTCGGGCGCCGGCCCTAAAACGTGTCCGGATGAGACAGTCCACAAAGGATGATCACCAGGGA encodes the following:
- a CDS encoding ABC transporter permease subunit, with amino-acid sequence MIGDVLNWFGDPARWQGTDGVPARLLQHLGYTALALVFALIIAIPLGLYVGHTGRGAVLLVSGGNAIRALPTLGLVTFLFLLFTESELSTIIGLVVLAIPPILAGTYAGLQATDRGVVDAAQGIGMTGWQRLWKVEVPISLPLVLGGVRNSVLQLVATAAVAAYVGLGGLGRFLLDGLAILDYPQVVAGALLTTLLAVVLDLALAGVQRLLVPKGVRLAQAASGKKAKA
- a CDS encoding ABC transporter permease subunit; protein product: MGGFFAELGRYLGSANNRSQFFGNLLDHVYLSLVPLVLGLLIAVLAGWLGHRFAAARSVLLVVSNLLYTIPSLALFVVIPGIIGSKILDSVNVIVALTVYTAALLVRPVLDALDAVPPHVVAAATAIGYEPARRFLTVELPLSVPVLAAGVRVASVSNISLVSVGALIGTGGLGVLFTDGFQREYFSPIVVGIVATLLLALVVDLALVQLRNLLTPWDRVATTAGAK
- a CDS encoding ATP-binding cassette domain-containing protein — its product is MTIEFRGVTKRYPDGTVAVDDLNLTVEDGTITVFVGPSGCGKTTSLRMINRMVEPTSGTVLLDGEDVSDGDPALLRRGIGYVIQHAGLFPHRTVLDNVATVPLLSGWDKGKARARAAELLETVGLPAELGKRYPAQLSGGQQQRVGVARALAADSPVLLMDEPFSAVDPIVREELQDELLRLQSQLGKTIVFVTHDIDEAVRLGDKIAVLRVGGVLAQYGTPSEVLRHPVDDFVASFVGKDRGYRGLSFLSAEGIVVEDVERVEVGKPGPGPSDEWRVAVNAGGQPRGWLRPGSTVDGELAETDLVAGGSLYVQGAPIRGALDAALSSPASLGVVVDADQKVLGVVRARQVLEVIEAPSLSS
- a CDS encoding bis-aminopropyl spermidine synthase family protein codes for the protein MSSPLDDVFAAHGVHVRPLHQVISLLRTDWRALGELVRLSTAPRRSVEDVLTALGDDLERNESRVRLAPAAREKYARFEARDRKSDPDLLKTITSYVEHVPMPLAALDHVQATPETVLNRALWLDERYDLATAKLLFLGDHDLTSLAVRALRPDADLTVVDLDDRVLAYIDELSERSIRTLHTDLRVGLPPSVTGRMDLVFSDPPYTPEGMGLFAARGVQALAEPSEGRLLLAYGYSPRHPALGAQVQRALATLGLTFEAILPDFNRYFGAQAIGSAADLYVCQPTAKSKKNRGGKGKTSIYTHGPQSVESAGAAKPSLLDKLHEIATEGGLALESRPVDWSGSGPEGDAVAMDLSADPGPWLLRTLLGTNARRLALLVPNSHPDLTNAEAQGALNRLVGAKYKLRLLRSTPDNRHAIVVADAVEHQDELLTRAHARLANVSLDVPSDLTDARLIDLPRHRLAELLG
- a CDS encoding NADP-dependent malic enzyme, with product MTTPVTDTEIFAGHEGGKLSVAATRPISSPRDLSVAYTPGVAKVSLAIAEDAAKAKRYTWADRLVVVVSDGTAVLGLGDIGASASLPVMEGKSVLFKTFGGLDSIPLVLDTTDVDEIVETLVRLRPSFGAVNLEDISAPRCFELEDRLKEALDCPVMHDDQHGTAIVTLAALRGANQVLGKDISGQRVVVSGAGAAGVACARILRNAGVADVTVLDSRGIIHSGRDGLNPIKQKLAETTNTAGLRGGLGEALKGADVFLGLSGATIDESLLAGMAGDAIVFALSNPDPEVHPAVASQYAKIVATGRSDYPNQINNVLAFPGVFRGALDSGARAITENMKLAAAEAIFAVAQDDLGPDRIVPSPLDPRVAPEVAAAVAKAAEADGVV
- a CDS encoding dTDP-4-dehydrorhamnose 3,5-epimerase family protein: MQARRLGIPDCFEFTPHVFPDHRGLFVAPFQEEVFVEAVGHRLRLGQTNTSVSRRGSLRGVHFADTPPGQAKYVYCPSGSLLDVIVDLRVGSPTFGEWASVLLDSSEYKAVYLAEGLGHAFMALEDETVMAYLCSEPYNPAGEHGVNPMDIDLALPWPQDIEPVVSEKDIAAPHLKEALEQGLLPRYDDCVAYYEKLRTAG
- a CDS encoding GMC oxidoreductase codes for the protein MSALSRREFLGFTALNSAATLGLTTISTARARESSPGFSTAVVVGTGYGAAVTALRLGEAGIPTVMLEMGRLWAEPGPDGKVFCDMLRPDRRAMWFKDRTQAPLASFLWLDLANRDIERYPGVLDRVDHGDMSVYVGRGVGGGSLVNGAMAVTPRRSYFEEILPAVDADEMYGKYFPRANQALGVNHIDPRWFETCRSYRYARVSRKAAARAGLKTVFVPSVYDFEYMKREEDGTVPRSALASEVIYGNNHGKRSLDKTYLAAALGTGKVTIQTLHQVRGITRQADGTYVLTVHETTEDGVVVARKQLGAKYLFLGAGSLGSTELLVRARETGTLPELNDEVGRGWGTNGNVMLGRAGHAWDVGGSLQSGMPALGIDAWDDPVNPVFAEVAPVPAGIETWLSLYLAITKNPERGHFTYDAATDSARLRWDAAQGRSSIGAAKSLFDKVNRANRTIYRSDLFGDTRSFEDRFTYHPLGGLVLGEATDPYGRVKGYRNLYVTDGSLIPGSTGVNPFVTITALAERNVERVLREDLTR
- a CDS encoding hotdog fold domain-containing protein, whose protein sequence is MAQNPTYAMWNRLAGKPVGKQLFSAAMCLRVPYFRTVLPAVRDLRPGRCEVTSPKWWGVHNHIKTYHAIAACNLAEIAMGMLAEATVPTTHRWLPKGMTVAYVAKAETGLRAVAELPELPEFGDEGFELPVPVTITDTNGKSVVTATITIWVTKKK
- a CDS encoding acid phosphatase, coding for MANRLFLLRHGQTEWSANGRHTGRTDIPLTADGEGQARAAGGTLRAVLGGSPALVLSSPRTRALRTAELAGLHVDEVTEELAEWDYGDYEGVTTPVIRETVPGWTVWSHPIPGGESAEDVDARADKVIERVRGPLGEGDVILVGHGHFSRVLVARWIGLPSTAGVHFGLDPAGVAVLGDERGEPQIDHLNLLPTSEDGP